GTTTCATGTATATAGCAGTAGCGGTAGCAGGGCTTTTTTCAACAGCCATGATTCCACAAGTTCGAGTGGCAGCTACAGATGTTGCCTCTTATTTTTCCAATGCAATTTCAAATGATACGATTATTGATGAAGGAAGAGACGTTACAAAAGGGCAATTTATTCCTCTTGATGAAAAGATTACAGATCAAGGTGTTACAGTACATCTGAAAGAATTATATGTAGCGGATGCACGTATATCCGTTCATTACAAAATTGAAAAAGAAAATGGAAATGTAGTACCGTTTGAATTTGATACAACGGGGTTACAACTTGAAGATGACGGCAAAGTAAATGGTCAACAAGAAAAAAACCCAGAATATAAGGAAAATGGGTACTTCGGACAATTAGCATTTATTCAAGGAGCAAACGGTGGACCATTAGAACTAAAAGCATCCGGTGAAGAATTAAAGCATATAGGTATTCGTTTTAAGGATAGACCAGAAGGTGTCATTACATTTATCGAAGGTCCTGAAGGGAAAGATTCTTTCAAACAACCACTTACATTAGATGTAAATATAAGCAGGATTGGAAAATTATCTGGTTCTTGGAAAGGTCAAATTCAAATTGATCCTACCAAATTGAAAAAATAAAGTAAATTTAAATGAAAAAAAGAATAGAACGATGTATATCCAATACCATGCTTATATTCTTCCTTGTGTTACTTACATTTATTTCATACATGATTTCTACTCTATCATTTTTAATTTCATAAACATAAAAAGGTAGTATAGAAAGTAGCCGGTTCCTTAACATACAGGGAATCGGCTACTTTTTGTCCAAACGCACAATTTTCTTTTTTCGTATGGTGCCCCTACATGCAAAACTTACATAAAATCTAGATGAACTCCAAATAAACTCCAGATACTTGTTTTATGCTAAATGTAATCTTAAACAAGGAGGTAATGGAAAATGTTTAAAACATTATTAGCAGGAACACTTTTAAGTACAGGATTATTAGCGGGTGGTGCAGTAGATACAGAAGATATGAAAACGAACAAACTAGAATCGAATGAAAAAATAGAATGGAGACAAACAAATAAAAGTGAAAAAGAATCTGCAAAAAAGATGGACAAAGGTACAAAAATTGATCAAAATCAACCAATGTCAGTTACAACAAGTGTAGATGGAACAACAACTTCTTCGCCAATCCATAATTCACCTGAAGACGCAGTGCCAGCAATTCCTAACGAAGAAGTGAAATCTAACCATAATCAAACCTTTGAAATGCCTGAGGACACTAAATCAAAACCTGCACATGATTCTTCTAAATAAGCTATAAAATGAAATAGGATCATACCGTCAGATAAGTAATAATAGAATCCCTGTTGCATACAGCACAGGGGTTTTGATGTTAAAAAAGTTCCCTTCACTAGTCAAAAGCAAATAATGAAAAAAGAAAAATCAGATGTGAAATAATCAATAATTATTAAAAACAAATAAAAGGAGTATCTCTTATTTAATAAGAGATACTCCTTTTATTTTTGGAACCATGTCTTTCCCACAAGCAAAAAGAACCATAAACTTGCAGAAAGTTTATTTTAACTTCCCTATTGATAGGTTAACACGGTAATTCCCGTACTTTAATAATCGTCCTAGAAAGTTATCTAATTCTTCATTGGAAGCAAAATGTGTTTTTAATAAATAACATCCATCACCACTTATACGATGTACTTCAGAAATCCCTTCTTCTCCTTGAAAGAAATTCATAAACTCTTGATGATTAGCTGTTGTTACGAACAAAGTAACAAATGCAGTCACTACTTGTCCTAATTTGATTCGGTTTATTGCGATTGTATATTGTTCAATAATTCCTAAATCCTCTAATCTCCGAATTCGATTTCCTACAGCCTGCCCCGTCATATGTATTTTCTGACCAAGTTCTTTCCATTGTATTCTTGAGTTTTCTCCTAATAATTTTAGTATCTCAAAATCCGTTTGATCAATGATATAAACCAATCCTTTCACCGTGAAAGTAGAAAGCCAGAAAGTGTTTCGCCAGCTTATTCTGCTTATCGATACAATTCACTATACTTAGTTTATCCTCTTACATCACATTATTTATCAGTTATATTCACCTATAACATAGAGGACGCAACAAAAAAATACATCTAGATTTAAAGGAGGTTACAAATATGTTATTACAAGAAATCCTATCGTTCAATGAACAATTTGTAGAAAATGAGGAATACGCTCCTTGTGAAGCGACAAAAATGCCTAAAAAACGTATGGTTGTTGTTTCTTGCATGGATGCTCGTTTAATTGAGCTACTTCCAAAAGCTTTAGATATACACGATGGTGATGCAAAAGTTATCAGAAATGCAGGTGGTAAAATTGCTTCTGCTTTCGATAGTGTTATGCAAAGTGTTGTAGCATCAGTATATGATCTAAATGCAGATGAAATCTATCTTATCGGACACCATAGATGTGGTGCAAGCCAAACTAATCCAAAAGGAACACTTCAAAAAATATTAGATCGCGGAGTAGCTTCACCAGAAATTTTATCAGCAATTGAATATGCTGGTGTTGACCTTGAAAAATGGTTATTTGGATTCGATGATGTCTGCGATTCAACTCAAGCTAATGTTGATTTAGTAAGAAATCATCCACTTATTCCAAAAGATGTTCCTGTACATGGTTTAGTTATTGATCCTCA
This genomic interval from Bacillus cereus contains the following:
- a CDS encoding beta-class carbonic anhydrase, which produces MLLQEILSFNEQFVENEEYAPCEATKMPKKRMVVVSCMDARLIELLPKALDIHDGDAKVIRNAGGKIASAFDSVMQSVVASVYDLNADEIYLIGHHRCGASQTNPKGTLQKILDRGVASPEILSAIEYAGVDLEKWLFGFDDVCDSTQANVDLVRNHPLIPKDVPVHGLVIDPHTGKLDLVVDGYKTLHGMKN
- a CDS encoding DUF4179 domain-containing protein — translated: MNCYDVGFIQAYMDGELPYETRKEFTKHLDTCNACQDLLLEISKLNQWENVMLEEEIVHSSKEIKIDVDQAWKAFENRAKLEDVSYINQKPEQKKGLFTNMNKKSKRFMYIAVAVAGLFSTAMIPQVRVAATDVASYFSNAISNDTIIDEGRDVTKGQFIPLDEKITDQGVTVHLKELYVADARISVHYKIEKENGNVVPFEFDTTGLQLEDDGKVNGQQEKNPEYKENGYFGQLAFIQGANGGPLELKASGEELKHIGIRFKDRPEGVITFIEGPEGKDSFKQPLTLDVNISRIGKLSGSWKGQIQIDPTKLKK
- a CDS encoding Lrp/AsnC family transcriptional regulator yields the protein MKGLVYIIDQTDFEILKLLGENSRIQWKELGQKIHMTGQAVGNRIRRLEDLGIIEQYTIAINRIKLGQVVTAFVTLFVTTANHQEFMNFFQGEEGISEVHRISGDGCYLLKTHFASNEELDNFLGRLLKYGNYRVNLSIGKLK